A window of Mobiluncus massiliensis genomic DNA:
GCTGACATAGACGCCAGTTTCGGGACCGCTCCACCACCGACTTCCGGCACAAAGATTGACAATGCTCCGAGTACCAGGCCTAACACTCCGAAAACTATTGTAACACAAAGTAATACTTTAACCCGAGTATCAAGGTTTTTCTTAGGCATTTAACCGACCTTTCTATTGTGGAAAACACAAAGGAATCGCGTTTATCGGATTTACCATGAATTTTATACCGCGATGATTCCAGTTACAGAGACTCAGTCCAGTACCGTACAATCCCAATGCTGCAGCAATAACTCCAGCTACCGCTCCGCCAGCTCCAGTGGCAGCCATGATGGCTGCTGCAAGTGTTGTTGCGCTTGCTCCGGCCGATACCAATGAAGCTATTCTGTCAGCAACGCAACTGTCTAAATAAACAGTTGGCCAAAAAGTGCGGAATCCATTTTTTCCTGGGCAAGCTGCTCTTAAAGAGACAATCTGATGAGTTGTGTCTATGATAGTTGATTCGTGCTCTATCATTTCTTTGGTAGTTTCAGGCATTTTTACTTCTCCACCTATTGCCAACACACCTTCAGCTGCTTGATTGAGGAATTCCTCGTCTAGGTTGGGGTTCTGCAAAGCTGAGTTATAATCTAGAACATCTTCCTGCAAGTATTGACCTAATTCTGTGTAGCGTGAATCAACATTCAAGTCTTTTACTTGATTAACATTGATTTCTACTTCTGCGTCTCGAGGCGTAGCGTTAGCTAAACTTCCTCCTGCTATTGCTAATGATAGCCCAGCTATGGTTGCTGTGAGTACACGTAATATGCGCATATTTATCCTCCTTAGGAAAGGGTTTGAGAGACCTTCTCAATGAAATCTTCCCAAGTAAAGGAATGTATAAACACCATCAAAAGTTGGTATTTTTCTACCGTAATTAGTTAGCATTTCAGTCAAGAATGCCGGATTTGATAGCACTGAGTGAAAGTTCGCCTCTGGTGGCACAGTTTGTGTGTGTCAGGATGTCAGATACGTAAGATTTTACTGTTGATTCAGAAAGAGAAAGGGTCTTAGCGATCTCCTTATTTGGTAGGGCTTGTGCGACCAGCTGTAGTATGGGTTTTAGGTGTTCGGGGAGCGCTTCTGTTCGCTCGATGAAGTCTCGATATTGCAGCTGGTTTTGGTGGTTACGTAGGTAGGTTTGCGTCAGAATCTCAGTAGGCTTGCCACTGATTACCTGCTTGCCCTGATGGGCCTGCTGAATGAGCATGACTAGCTGCTCTACAGGGGTGTCTTTAGTGAGAAATCCTGAAACGTTTTTTTCCAAGGAACGAGCTAGATATTCCTCATGCTCAAAAGCCGTGAGAACGACCACTGTTACACTCGGATTGGTTTTCTCTATGGCTCCCGCTGTTGCTATACCATCTAGAACAGGCATATCGACATCCAACAGTGCCACATCGACAAGATGTTTTGCTAGTTCACTGATAGCTTGCGCACCGTTGGCAGCAGTAGCTACCACTCTGATACCATCTGCATCGTTGAGCAACAGCGCCAGATTTTCCCTATAAATGTCGTCATCGTCTGCGAGTAACACCCGTATCTCTTCTTTTTCTTCTTTAATCATGACCTCTCCTTAGCTGCTGGTATTACCGCCGTAATAATCCAGCCCTGGGAATTTCTGCCGAAAAGCAGTTCGCCGCCCTCATCATTGAGTCTCGACTCTAAATTGCGCAAACCGAATCCGCCAGTCATTCCAGAATATTCTGGAAGTTCAGAAACCGGATTACTCATCATGATGGTAAGTATGCGTTCTTCATCAAGGTTCATCTCTAATTCGATATACGCCCCTGCAGGAGCATATTTCAAAGCATTAGTAGCGGCTTCACGAACCACCAGGGAGGCCAGCAGTCGCTGTTGCCTAGTCAAAAGGGAATCCAGCTCTGCATTAGCGTCTGTTTCCAGAACCATTTCTCGAGCACGTAACATGCTGCGAACATCATCTAGGATGTCGGTCAGGCTCGCCGAGACTCGAGTAGCATCGAGATTTAAAATGACGGGACGAATTCTACTGGAGGCTGTTTTGGCTATATCGGATACCAGCTTTAAATCTTGAGGCTTGGTTTCATCTGGGTGTTTATCAATTCGATCAGCTAGAATTGCCAGACGAACCAAATCCTTCGCGATAGTATCGTGCAATTCAGCAGCAAGCTCACGACGAATCCTTTCCCCGGAACGCTCAGCCTCTTCTTTTGCTTGTTGTGATTCCATGGTCATCCGCTCCACGCGCTGATGCTGCCAACGCAAGAAAAAGCCTAATGAAAGTGTTGCCAAAGTATCTAAAATAAAGCTCAGGACTTGAGCTGTGGGAGGATTTGCGACCAACAGGCTAAAAATTTCCGCAGAGAAAAAAATTGCTAATCCTGGAATAATCCAAGAACGTGCAATCCAGCTAATTGAAATAGCGCAAATTCCCCAAATGGCAAAGGAAAAATTGTCGCTAAGAGGTGACAGAAGTAAGCAATCAAAGAAAACTGTATATGCAATGTCGCTCCAGGGAGAAAACCATCCACAGGATGCCAAAAGTATAACTAGGATGGCAAGAGCCCACATACTTGGGTAATTTGCCACTCTCACGAGTAATCCTGCAACTTCTAAGAGGCCAAGTACCAAAGCTAAAGACACGAAAATAATCCGCTGGGACAGTCCAGGCTCGGAATAGCGAGGAAAAAGCTTAGGAACTAGGCTCTTGAGAGGCATAGCGATTATTTTTTTCTTTCGCAAATCGGCAGGTGTGGCATCAAGGAGCATAGCCAAGGCACGTATAGCTGTTTGCCATGTCCTGATCCAAAATTTGAAACATACTCTTTGCCGGGCGCAACCCCCTCAGCAGAAACCATACCTAAAAGCGCCAACGAAAGACTAAGGCTCATAGCTGCAATTTTACTCGAATTCATCACTTATGTTCTCCATCGAAAAAGTCGGAACGTGTGGCCAGCTCTCGCAAGCGGGCTAGAACCAACCGTAAAACCCAAATGTGATCTGTGTAACCTCCAAATGAAGGTATTTTCTCACCGTCAAAAGTTGGTACTCTACTGTCCTTGGACTTAGACAATAAATCCTGCAGGGGGTATCTCCTCAGGCTCGATGTGTGTGAAAATGCAGGTTGTTCCTTATAGAAGCGTGTGGGGCTGCTAAGCAGGAAAGCAAGGCGTGGCATAATAATTCTTGATGAGAACGTTTCGAGATGCGGCCGTTATTCTGCGCACCCAGGACCTGGGGGAAGCTGACCGTATCGCGTCCCCCGGTTCCTCCCGAGTTCGTCACGGAAAAGCCTGCTGAACTGCGTGGGGCGGGTGGCTTTGGCTGTGATGCCCTATGGTTTGGTCATCGTGATTCTTTCTGTGGGGCGGATGGTGCCCCAGGTCGCCAAGGTTTTGACCGCAACAGATCTGCACGTCGCTTGGCCTGCTTTGGCGGGGCGGGTGGCCAGCCCGGACAAACCGAACGTAGCGGGGAATATCGGCAACATCATCATTCCGATACTGTCCCAACCGGGGGTGTTGATTGCGGTGGCGGCGCTGGTAACCGGATTGGTGTTTACCCTAGTTAACAGCGCCGCCGCCGCGATGGGCGAACCCGAAAAAGAGACCGATTTGCTCCACGAAGTGCTCGGCTGGTCGTTCTACCTGCTGCTGTTCGCGGTGTTCATCTGTTTCGTCTGGGGCCTGATTTTCTTGGGCTAGCTCGCTATTCTTCGCATTCCTGCCAATTCTAGAATCCAGTACTGCTAGCATTTACCGCAAAGGATTCGCAAAACCGGGGGTGTACAGATGCATAAATGGCAAATCGTCTTTTATCTGGTGTTGTCTGTTGATGCTTTCTATGTCCTGTTTTTTCGAGGAGGGACTTTAGTCGTTGCTTTCGCAATCCTGTTCATCTATTCACTGGTTCGGGACCTTCCGAAAAAAGACCCTCGGAACGATTCACGACCCCCGTTCTTCCGCAAGGACAACAATGACAGGCTCTAATCTGTCCTCGACGAAAGAATGGTGGAGCGGAACCAGACTCGGAGGACGGAATAGGCCAGGGAATCGGGTTACAAAAGAGTGGGAACGGGATTCTTCCGCTTGCCCGTGGGATAATGGTTCGTGATGAGAACGTTTCGAGATGCGGCCGTTATTCTGCGCACCCAAGACCTGGGGGAAGCTGACCGTATCGTGACCCTGCTAACCGAAAACCACGGGCTTTTGCGCTGCGTGGGGCGGGGAGTACGTAAGACCATGTCGCGCCTGGGAGCGCGACTGGAGCCTTTTGGAGCGGTCGACATTCAGATTCGCTGGGGCAAGTCCGGCCTGCACCATATCGAACAAGTGGAAATTCTGGCTCCTTATGGCCGCAGCCTCGCTAACGATTATTCCCGCTACACCGCCGCCAACCTGATGGTAGAAACCTTGGAACGTCTCACCG
This region includes:
- a CDS encoding histidine kinase — its product is MPLKSLVPKLFPRYSEPGLSQRIIFVSLALVLGLLEVAGLLVRVANYPSMWALAILVILLASCGWFSPWSDIAYTVFFDCLLLSPLSDNFSFAIWGICAISISWIARSWIIPGLAIFFSAEIFSLLVANPPTAQVLSFILDTLATLSLGFFLRWQHQRVERMTMESQQAKEEAERSGERIRRELAAELHDTIAKDLVRLAILADRIDKHPDETKPQDLKLVSDIAKTASSRIRPVILNLDATRVSASLTDILDDVRSMLRAREMVLETDANAELDSLLTRQQRLLASLVVREAATNALKYAPAGAYIELEMNLDEERILTIMMSNPVSELPEYSGMTGGFGLRNLESRLNDEGGELLFGRNSQGWIITAVIPAAKERS
- a CDS encoding recombination protein O N-terminal domain-containing protein; translated protein: MRTFRDAAVILRTQDLGEADRIASPGSSRVRHGKAC
- a CDS encoding response regulator transcription factor, with the protein product MIKEEKEEIRVLLADDDDIYRENLALLLNDADGIRVVATAANGAQAISELAKHLVDVALLDVDMPVLDGIATAGAIEKTNPSVTVVVLTAFEHEEYLARSLEKNVSGFLTKDTPVEQLVMLIQQAHQGKQVISGKPTEILTQTYLRNHQNQLQYRDFIERTEALPEHLKPILQLVAQALPNKEIAKTLSLSESTVKSYVSDILTHTNCATRGELSLSAIKSGILD